The genome window CGCCGGTAGTGGTAATCATTTATCTGAGCTTTCTGGCAACAGGTCCTTCTGGTGAGATCACCTCCAGGTTCAGTCTGGGCAATTACTGGTTCCTGTTTGTCGGTGGCGGAGGATACGGCATAGCCGTTCTCCGGTCGCTCTTCTACGCTTTCATTACGAACATGGTATGTCTATGTATAGGTTATCCTATGGCCTATTGGATTGCGAGACACGGAGGCAGATTCAAGCCACTTCTGCTGTTCCTGGTAATTGTTCCTTCCTGGAGCTGTTATGTAGTCAGAATTTATGCCCTGAAGCAACTGGTGGGCTATCCTGGCATCCTGAACGATTTTCTCCTCAAATTTGCTTTGATTTCATCTCCAATAAACGTACTTTACACCCCCACCGCAGTAGTAGTGGGCCTGATTTACATATGGCTCCCTTTTATGGTCCTGCCAATTTATGCATCACTGGAGGGTATTGACCCCGCTCTGCTGGAAGCGTCTCTGGACCTGGGGGCAACCCCTGTATCACGATTCTTGACAGTAACTCTTCCTTTAACCAAGGGAGGGATATTCGGAGGCACCATTCTGACCTTCATTCCCGCTCTCGGTGACTGGCTTGTGCCACTCATAATCGGCGGCAACAAAGTGTGGATGGCAGGTAATCTGATCGAGCATTACTTTGTAGTCAGAGGAAATCTCGCCATTGGCGCCAGTATGGCTGTGGTGTTAACAGCCACCG of Deltaproteobacteria bacterium contains these proteins:
- a CDS encoding ABC transporter permease, which produces MKLFLRRKVNFLILPTLGPISLWIALFVFAPVVVIIYLSFLATGPSGEITSRFSLGNYWFLFVGGGGYGIAVLRSLFYAFITNMVCLCIGYPMAYWIARHGGRFKPLLLFLVIVPSWSCYVVRIYALKQLVGYPGILNDFLLKFALISSPINVLYTPTAVVVGLIYIWLPFMVLPIYASLEGIDPALLEASLDLGATPVSRFLTVTLPLTKGGIFGGTILTFIPALGDWLVPLIIGGNKVWMAGNLIEHYFVVRGNLAIGASMAVVLTATVVLLIYMFMKLGGEEAVERIV